Proteins encoded by one window of Pseudorca crassidens isolate mPseCra1 chromosome 3, mPseCra1.hap1, whole genome shotgun sequence:
- the WIZ gene encoding protein Wiz isoform X7: MDGPPAGGLAAPDRPRGPERLPGPAPREDIEGGAEVAEGEGCIFRSTHYLPVTKEGPRDILDGRGGISDGQPHPGLSEALPRATSATHRISSCCWDGGSLDFQPGSPPPHPLGHFPGPSDGRGPWEHPMVQEAGEGIPSERRFEDSVIIRTVKPHAELEGSRRFLYHQGESKLLEKVPRGRPRFDWLQDPEEQAPLQDAALHLDLPPQLPPLTSFRTVLVPVEDTTKTLNVPVVGTGEHLADLEGLAQPSEWSLPRSASEVATQTWTVNSEASVERLQPLLAPVRTRPYLCELLEEVAEGVASPDEDEDDEPAVFPCIECSIYFKQKEHLLEHMSQHRRAPGQEPPAELAPLACGECGWAFADPGALEQHRQLHQASREKIIEEIQKLKQVPGDEGREARLQCPKCVFGTNSSKAFVQHAKLHMREPQGQAAKEPFGGGSRAGSPSPDATSLTYQPYGDSLGLSACVFCGFPAPSESLLREHVRLVHANWEEDGEAFEEDPASRPGTSQDAYARFSDATDYFGKAEPLLAPMWQGNPAGYDPSLSFGPGCQQLGMRDCPLLKPLPHGSSQRPQGRPAFPSSLASAPYSLQASRSKSAVHPQGLSAQLGDQRHPWSEEDEEEDILLASEMDFSPENGVFASSATPGLIPQSALELKRTFREALQTAEASGAQQQQLCGMVPVVLVAKLGPQVMAAAARAPPRLQPEELGLGGGHPLDFLLLDTPLGGPLGLDTFLDGDPAEALKHEERKCPYCPDRFHNGIGLANHVRGHLNRVGVSYNVRHFISAEEVKAIERRFSFQKKKKKVANFDPSTFSLMRCDFCGAGFDTRAGLSSHARAHLRDFGITNWELTVSPINILQELLATSAAERPPSPLCREPGVPPSGFLTSRRPRLPLTVPFPPTWAEDPGPAYGDGLGSEENAMVAMDLGSPLLPKKSLPVPGPLEQVANRLSSKVAAEVPHGSKQELPDLKAQSLTTCEVCGACFETRKGLSSHARSHLRQLGVAESESSGAPIDLLYELVKQKGLPDTPLGLPPGLTKKSSSPKEMVAGAPRPGLLALAKPLDAPAVNKAIKSPPGFSAKGLAHPPSSPLLKKASLALAGSPTPKNPEDKSPQLSLSPRPASPKAQWPQSEDEGPLNLTLDSDGGRELDCQLCGAWFETRKGLSSHARAHLRHLGVSDPDAKGSPIDVLHGLIRRDGVQIRLPPGRGTLALLGRPPPASAALSLLPPPPPATKAKLKAEGMASPWGKQDLSAAAAAGIFWASDVEPSPLNLSSGPEPARDIRCEFCGEFFENRKGLSSHARSHLRQMGVTEWYVNGSPIDTLREILKRRTQSRPGGHPNPSGPSPKALAKVVGSGGPGSSLEARSPADLHLSPLAKKLPPPPGSPLGHSPTASSPPTARKMFPGLSSPSLPKKLKPEQMRVEIKREMLPGALHGEPHPSEGPWVAPREDMTPLNLSSRAEPVRDIRCEFCGEFFENRKGLSSHARSHLRQMGVTEWSVNGSPIDTLREILKKKSKPCLIKKEPPAGDLAPALAEDGPLTVAPGPMQAPLPLAPMAGRPGKPGAGPAQVPRELSLAPITGAKPSATSYLGSVAAKRPLQEDRLLPAEVKAKTYIQTELPFKAKTLHEKTSHSSTEACCELCGLYFENRKALASHARAHLRQFGVTEWCVNGSPIETLSEWIKHRPQKVGAYRSYIQGGRPFTKKFRSAGHGRDGDKRPPLGLAPGGLAVVGRSAGCEPGLEAGRAADSGERPLAASPPGTMKAEEHQRQNINKFERRQARPPDSSAARGGEEANDLHQKLEEVRQPPPRVRPVPSLVPRPPQTSLVKFVGNIYTLKCRFCEVEFQGPLSIQEEWVRHLQRHILEMNFSKADPPPEEPQAPQAQTAAAEAP, from the exons ATGGATGGGCCCCCGGCAGGCGGCCTGGCCGCCCCGGATCGTCCTCGAGGCCCCGAGAGACTGCCTGGCCCAGCGCCGAGGGAGGACATCGAAGGTGGGGCTGAGGTTGCTGAGGGGGAAGGTTGCATCTTCCGGTCCACCCATTACTTGCCTGTCACCAAGGAAGGCCCTCGAGACATTCTGGATGGCAGAGGTGGCATTTCTG ACGGGCAGCCCCATCCTGGCCTCAGCGAAGCCCTCCCCCGTGCCACCTCCGCCACCCATCGGATCAGCAGCTG CTGCTGGGATGGAGGCAGCCTGGACTTCCAGCCGGGctccccaccaccccatccccTGGGCCACTTCCCTGGCCCCTCCGATGGCCGGGGGCCCTGGGAGCACCCCATGGTTCAGGAGGCCGGGGAGGGCATCCCATCTGAGCGGAGGTTCGAGGACTCGGTCATTATAAGAACCGTGAAGCCCCACGCTGAGCTCGAGGGCTCTAGAAGGTTCTTGTACCATCAGGGTGAATCAAAGCTCTTGGAGAAGGTCCCCCGGGGCCGCCCCAGGTTCGACTGGCTCCAAGACCCAGAAGAACAGGCCCCACTCCAGGATGCAGCGCTGCACCTGGACCTGCCGCCCCAGctgccacccctcacctccttccGGACGGTGCTCGTGCCGGTAGAAGATACCACTAAGACGTTGAATGTGCCAGTGGTGGGCACCGGAGAACACCTGGCAGACCTGGAGGGCCTGGCCCAGCCGTCCGAGTGGAGCCTGCCCAGGTCGGCCTCAGAGGTGGCCACACAGACCTGGACGGTGAACTCAGAGGCATCTGTGGAGCGGCTGCAGCCACTGCTCGCCCCCGTCCGGACGAGGCCCTATCTGTGTGAACTGCTGGAGGAAGTGGCCGAGGGGGTGGCCAGCCCAGACGAGGATGAGGACGACGAGCCAGCCGTGTTCCCGTGCATCGAGTGCAGCATCTACTTCAAGCAGAAGGAGCACCTTCTGGAGCACATGAGCCAGCACCGCCGAGCCCCGGGCCAAGAGCCCCCCGCCGAGTTGGCCCCCCTGGCCTGTGGCGAGTGTGGCTGGGCCTTCGCTGACCCTGGCGCCCTTGAGCAGCACCGGCAGCTGCACCAGGCCTCCCGGGAGAAGATTATCGAGGAGATCCAGAAGCTGAAGCAGGTCCCAGGTGACGAGGGCCGGGAGGCACGGCTGCAGTGCCCCAAGTGCGTCTTTGGCACCAATTCCTCCAAGGCCTTTGTGCAGCATGCCAAGCTGCACATGCGTGAGCCACAAGGCCAGGCTGCAAAGGAGCCCTTCGGGGGTGGCAGCAGGGCTGGCAGCCCAAGCCCCGATGCCACCTCCCTCACCTATCAACCCTACGGAGATTCCTTGGGCCTCAGTGCCTGCGTTTTCTGTGGCTTCCCCGCGCCCAGCGAGAGCCTGCTCAGGGAGCATGTGAGGCTTGTGCATGCCAACTGGGAGGAGGATGGTGAGGCTTTTGAGGAGGACCCTGCCAGCCGGCCCGGCACCAGCCAGGATGCTTATGCCCGATTCTCTGATGCCACTGACTACTTTGGCAAAGCTGAGCCGCTCTTGGCCCCCATGTGGCAGGGGAACCCTGCTGGATACGACCCCAGCCTGTCCTTTGGCCCTGGCTGCCAGCAGCTGGGCATGAGGGATTGCCCACTGTTAAAGCCACTCCCACATGGCTCGAGCCAGAGGCCTCAGGGAAGGCCAGCCTTTCCCTCGTCACTAGCATCTGCCCCCTACTCCTTACAGGCCAGTAGAAGCAAGAGTGCTGTCCACCCACAGGGGCTCTCAGCCCAACTGGGGGACCAGAGGCACCCTTGGAGCGaagaggacgaggaggaggacatACTGCTGGCCTCGGAAATGGACTTTTCCCCCGAAAATGGGGTCTTTGCATCGTCAGCCACCCCCGGCCTCATCCCGCAGTCAGCCCTGGAGCTCAAGCGGACATTCCGAGAAGCCCTGCAGACAGCTGAAGCCTCAGGGGCACAGCAGCAGCAACTCTGTGGGATGGTGCCGGTCGTTCTGGTGGCGAAGCTCGGGCCGCAAGTCATGGCTGCGGCAGCCAGGGCCCCCCCGAGGCTGCAGCctgaggagctggggctggggggtggccaCCCCCTGGACTTCCTGCTCCTGGACACACCACTGGGTGGCCCTCTGGGGCTGGACACATTCCTGGATGGGGACCCAGCAGAGGCACTGAAGCATGAGGAGCGGAAATGCCCCTACTGCCCAGATCGCTTCCACAATGGCATCGGCTTGGCCAACCACGTTCGGGGCCACCTGAACCGCGTGGGCGTCAGCTACAACGTGCGGCATTTCATCTCCGCCGAGGAGGTGAAGGCTATCGAGCGCAGGTTCtccttccagaagaagaagaaaaaag tgGCTAACTTCGACCCAAGCACCTTCAGCCTGATGCGCTGTGACTTCTGCGGGGCCGGCTTTGACACTCGTGCCGGCCTCTCCAGCCACGCCCGGGCCCACCTGCGTGACTTTGGTATCACCAACTGGGAGCTCACTGTCTCACCCATCAACATCCTGCAAGAGCTGCTGGCCACCTCAGCTGCTGAGCGGCCCCCCAGCCCCCTGTGTCGTGAACCTGGGGTGCCGCCTAGTGGCTTCCTGACCTCCCGCCGGCCCCGCTTACCTCTTACAGTGCCCTTCCCACCCACCTGGGCTGAGGACCCTGGGCCAGCCTACGGAGATG GCTTGGGTTCTGAGGAAAACGCAATGGTGGCCATGGACTTGGGCTCCCCCCTGCTCCCCAAGAAGAGCCTGCCTGTCCCTGGGCCCCTGGAGCAGGTGGCCAATCGGCTGAGCAGCAAAGTGGCTGCAGAGGTTCCTCATGGCAGTAAGCAGGAGCTGCCAGACCTTAAGG CCCAGAGCCTGACCACCTGCGAGGTCTGTGGTGCCTGCTTTGAGACACGCAAGGGCCTGTCCAGCCACGCGCGCTCCCACCTGCGGCAGCTTGGGGTGGCTGAGTCGGAGAGCAGCGGTGCCCCCATCGACCTCCTCTACGAGCTCGTGAAGCAGAAGGGCCTGCCCGACACACCCCTTGGGCTGCCCCCGGGCCTGACTAAGAAGTCCAGCTCGCCGAAGGAAATGGTTGCTGGAGCCCCACGACCCGGCCTGCTCGCCCTGGCCAAGCCCCTCGATGCCCCTGCTGTCAACAAGGCCATCAAGTCACCTCCCGGCTTCTCGGCCAAGGGCCTGGCCCACCCGCCCAGCTCCCCACTGCTCAAGAAGGCATCACTGGCCCTGGCGGGCTCCCCTACCCCCAAGAATCCTGAGGACAAGAGCCCCCAGCTGTCCCTGAGCCCCCGGCCGGCCTCCCCAAAGGCACAGTGGCCCCAGTCTGAGGACGAGGGGCCCCTGAACCTCA CTTTAGATAGTGACGGGGGCAGAGAGCTGGACTGCCAGCTGTGCGGTGCCTGGTTTGAGACCCGCAAGGGCCTGTCCAGCCACGCCCGCGCCCACCTGCGCCACCTGGGCGTCAGCGACCCGGACGCCAAGGGATCCCCCATAGACGTGCTCCACGGGCTCATCAGGAGGGACGGCGTCCAGATCCGCCTCCCACCCGGGCGTGGCACCCTGGCCCTGCTGGGGCGGCCTCCTCCCGCCTCTGCGGCCCTCTCCTTGCTCCCCCCCCCACCGCCGGCCACGAAGGCCAAGCTGAAGGCCGAGGGTATGGCCAGCCCCTGGGGGAAGCAGGACCTCTCAGCCGCCGCAGCCGCTGGCATTTTCTGGGCCTCTGATGTGGAGCCGTCTCCTCTCAACCTCT CTTCAGGCCCAGAGCCGGCACGTGACATCCGCTGCGAGTTCTGTGGCGAGTTCTTCGAGAACCGAAAGGGCCTGTCGAGCCATGCACGCTCGCACCTGCGGCAGATGGGCGTGACCGAGTGGTACGTCAACGGCTCACCCATCGACACGCTGCGGGAGATCCTCAAGAGACGGACCCAGTCCCGGCCTGGTGGACACCCCAACCCGTCAGGGCCTAGCCCAAAAGCCCTGGCCAAGGTGGTGGGCAGCGGAGGTCCTGGCAGCTCACTGGAAGCCCGTAGCCCCGCGGACCTTCATCTCTCACCCCTGGCCAAGAAGTTGCCACCGCCACCAGGCAGCCCCCTGGGCCACTCACCGACTGCCTCTTCTCCTCCCACGGCCCGGAAGATGTTCCCAGGCCTCTCCTCACCCTCCCTGCCCAAGAAGCTGAAGCCTGAACAAATGCGGGTGGAGATCAAGCGGGAGATGCTGCCGGGGGCCCTTCATGGGGAGCCGCACCCATCCGAGGGTCCCTGGGTGGCACCTCGGGAAGACATGACCCCCTTGAACCTGT CGTCCCGGGCAGAGCCAGTACGTGACATCCGCTGTGAGTTCTGTGGCGAGTTCTTCGAGAACCGAAAGGGCCTGTCGAGCCATGCACGCTCGCACCTGCGGCAGATGGGTGTGACCGAGTGGTCTGTCAACGGCTCACCCATCGACACGCTGCGGGAGATCCTCAAGAAGAAATCCAAACCATGCCTCATCAAGAAGGAGCCGCCGGCCGGAGACCTGGCCCCTGCCTTGGCTGAGGACGGGCCCCTCACGGTGGCCCCTGGGCCCATGCAGGCCCCTTTGCCGCTGGCGCCAATGGCTGGCCGGCCAGGCAAACCAGGAGCTGGGCCAGCCCAGGTTCCCCGCGAGCTCAGCCTGGCACCCATCACTGGTGCCAAGCCTTCAGCCACCAGCTACCTGGGCTCAGTGGCAGCCAAGCGGCCCCTGCAGGAGGACCGCCTCCTCCCAGCAGAGGTTAAGGCCAAGACCTACATCCAGACTGAACTGCCCTTCAAGGCAAAGACCCTCCATGAGAAGACCTCCCACTCCT CCACTGAGGCCTGCTGCGAGCTGTGTGGCCTTTACTTCGAAAACCGCAAGGCTCTGGCCAGTCATGCACGGGCGCACCTGCGGCAGTTCGGCGTGACCGAGTGGTGTGTGAACGGCTCACCCATCGAGACACTGAGTGAGTGGATCAAGCACCGGCCCCAGAAGGTGGGCGCCTACCGCAGCTACATCCAGGGCGGCCGTCCCTTCACCAAGAAGTTTCGCAGTGCCGGCCATGGCCGCGATGGCGACAAGCGGCCGCCCCTGGGGCTGGCACCCGGGGGCCTGGCCGTGGTGGGCCGCAGTGCCGGGTGTGAGCCAGGGCTCGAGGCTGGCCGGGCAGCTGACAGTGGTGAGCGGCCTCTGGCAGCCAGCCCGCCAGGCACTATGAAGGCTGAGGAGCACCAACGGCAGAACATCAACA AATTTGAGCGCCGACAAGCCCGCCCTCCAGATTCCTCTGCGGCCCGGGGTGGTGAGGAGGCCAATGACCTgcaccagaagctggaggaggtgCGGCAGCCTCCGCCCCGGGTCCGGCCAGTCCCCTCCCTGGTGCCCCGGCCCCCCCAGACATCACTCGTCAAGTTCGTTGGCAACATCTACACCCTCAAGTGCAG GTTCTGTGAAGTGGAATTCCAGGGGCCCCTCTCCATCCAGGAGGAGTGGGTGCGGCACTTACAGCGGCACATCCTGGAGATGAATTTCTCCAAAGCGGACCCTCCGCCCGAGGAGCCCCAGGCCCCACAGGCACAGACAGCGGCAGCAGAGGCGCCCTAA
- the WIZ gene encoding protein Wiz isoform X1 yields MDGPPAGGLAAPDRPRGPERLPGPAPREDIEGGAEVAEGEGCIFRSTHYLPVTKEGPRDILDGRGGISDGQPHPGLSEALPRATSATHRISSCCWDGGSLDFQPGSPPPHPLGHFPGPSDGRGPWEHPMVQEAGEGIPSERRFEDSVIIRTVKPHAELEGSRRFLYHQGESKLLEKVPRGRPRFDWLQDPEEQAPLQDAALHLDLPPQLPPLTSFRTVLVPVEDTTKTLNVPVVGTGEHLADLEGLAQPSEWSLPRSASEVATQTWTVNSEASVERLQPLLAPVRTRPYLCELLEEVAEGVASPDEDEDDEPAVFPCIECSIYFKQKEHLLEHMSQHRRAPGQEPPAELAPLACGECGWAFADPGALEQHRQLHQASREKIIEEIQKLKQVPGDEGREARLQCPKCVFGTNSSKAFVQHAKLHMREPQGQAAKEPFGGGSRAGSPSPDATSLTYQPYGDSLGLSACVFCGFPAPSESLLREHVRLVHANWEEDGEAFEEDPASRPGTSQDAYARFSDATDYFGKAEPLLAPMWQGNPAGYDPSLSFGPGCQQLGMRDCPLLKPLPHGSSQRPQGRPAFPSSLASAPYSLQASRSKSAVHPQGLSAQLGDQRHPWSEEDEEEDILLASEMDFSPENGVFASSATPGLIPQSALELKRTFREALQTAEASGAQQQQLCGMVPVVLVAKLGPQVMAAAARAPPRLQPEELGLGGGHPLDFLLLDTPLGGPLGLDTFLDGDPAEALKHEERKCPYCPDRFHNGIGLANHVRGHLNRVGVSYNVRHFISAEEVKAIERRFSFQKKKKKVANFDPSTFSLMRCDFCGAGFDTRAGLSSHARAHLRDFGITNWELTVSPINILQELLATSAAERPPSPLCREPGVPPSGFLTSRRPRLPLTVPFPPTWAEDPGPAYGDAQSLTTCEVCGACFETRKGLSSHARSHLRQLGVAESESSGAPIDLLYELVKQKGLPDTPLGLPPGLTKKSSSPKEMVAGAPRPGLLALAKPLDAPAVNKAIKSPPGFSAKGLAHPPSSPLLKKASLALAGSPTPKNPEDKSPQLSLSPRPASPKAQWPQSEDEGPLNLTLDSDGGRELDCQLCGAWFETRKGLSSHARAHLRHLGVSDPDAKGSPIDVLHGLIRRDGVQIRLPPGRGTLALLGRPPPASAALSLLPPPPPATKAKLKAEGMASPWGKQDLSAAAAAGIFWASDVEPSPLNLSSGPEPARDIRCEFCGEFFENRKGLSSHARSHLRQMGVTEWYVNGSPIDTLREILKRRTQSRPGGHPNPSGPSPKALAKVVGSGGPGSSLEARSPADLHLSPLAKKLPPPPGSPLGHSPTASSPPTARKMFPGLSSPSLPKKLKPEQMRVEIKREMLPGALHGEPHPSEGPWVAPREDMTPLNLSSRAEPVRDIRCEFCGEFFENRKGLSSHARSHLRQMGVTEWSVNGSPIDTLREILKKKSKPCLIKKEPPAGDLAPALAEDGPLTVAPGPMQAPLPLAPMAGRPGKPGAGPAQVPRELSLAPITGAKPSATSYLGSVAAKRPLQEDRLLPAEVKAKTYIQTELPFKAKTLHEKTSHSSTEACCELCGLYFENRKALASHARAHLRQFGVTEWCVNGSPIETLSEWIKHRPQKVGAYRSYIQGGRPFTKKFRSAGHGRDGDKRPPLGLAPGGLAVVGRSAGCEPGLEAGRAADSGERPLAASPPGTMKAEEHQRQNINKFERRQARPPDSSAARGGEEANDLHQKLEEVRQPPPRVRPVPSLVPRPPQTSLVKFVGNIYTLKCRFCEVEFQGPLSIQEEWVRHLQRHILEMNFSKADPPPEEPQAPQAQTAAAEAP; encoded by the exons ATGGATGGGCCCCCGGCAGGCGGCCTGGCCGCCCCGGATCGTCCTCGAGGCCCCGAGAGACTGCCTGGCCCAGCGCCGAGGGAGGACATCGAAGGTGGGGCTGAGGTTGCTGAGGGGGAAGGTTGCATCTTCCGGTCCACCCATTACTTGCCTGTCACCAAGGAAGGCCCTCGAGACATTCTGGATGGCAGAGGTGGCATTTCTG ACGGGCAGCCCCATCCTGGCCTCAGCGAAGCCCTCCCCCGTGCCACCTCCGCCACCCATCGGATCAGCAGCTG CTGCTGGGATGGAGGCAGCCTGGACTTCCAGCCGGGctccccaccaccccatccccTGGGCCACTTCCCTGGCCCCTCCGATGGCCGGGGGCCCTGGGAGCACCCCATGGTTCAGGAGGCCGGGGAGGGCATCCCATCTGAGCGGAGGTTCGAGGACTCGGTCATTATAAGAACCGTGAAGCCCCACGCTGAGCTCGAGGGCTCTAGAAGGTTCTTGTACCATCAGGGTGAATCAAAGCTCTTGGAGAAGGTCCCCCGGGGCCGCCCCAGGTTCGACTGGCTCCAAGACCCAGAAGAACAGGCCCCACTCCAGGATGCAGCGCTGCACCTGGACCTGCCGCCCCAGctgccacccctcacctccttccGGACGGTGCTCGTGCCGGTAGAAGATACCACTAAGACGTTGAATGTGCCAGTGGTGGGCACCGGAGAACACCTGGCAGACCTGGAGGGCCTGGCCCAGCCGTCCGAGTGGAGCCTGCCCAGGTCGGCCTCAGAGGTGGCCACACAGACCTGGACGGTGAACTCAGAGGCATCTGTGGAGCGGCTGCAGCCACTGCTCGCCCCCGTCCGGACGAGGCCCTATCTGTGTGAACTGCTGGAGGAAGTGGCCGAGGGGGTGGCCAGCCCAGACGAGGATGAGGACGACGAGCCAGCCGTGTTCCCGTGCATCGAGTGCAGCATCTACTTCAAGCAGAAGGAGCACCTTCTGGAGCACATGAGCCAGCACCGCCGAGCCCCGGGCCAAGAGCCCCCCGCCGAGTTGGCCCCCCTGGCCTGTGGCGAGTGTGGCTGGGCCTTCGCTGACCCTGGCGCCCTTGAGCAGCACCGGCAGCTGCACCAGGCCTCCCGGGAGAAGATTATCGAGGAGATCCAGAAGCTGAAGCAGGTCCCAGGTGACGAGGGCCGGGAGGCACGGCTGCAGTGCCCCAAGTGCGTCTTTGGCACCAATTCCTCCAAGGCCTTTGTGCAGCATGCCAAGCTGCACATGCGTGAGCCACAAGGCCAGGCTGCAAAGGAGCCCTTCGGGGGTGGCAGCAGGGCTGGCAGCCCAAGCCCCGATGCCACCTCCCTCACCTATCAACCCTACGGAGATTCCTTGGGCCTCAGTGCCTGCGTTTTCTGTGGCTTCCCCGCGCCCAGCGAGAGCCTGCTCAGGGAGCATGTGAGGCTTGTGCATGCCAACTGGGAGGAGGATGGTGAGGCTTTTGAGGAGGACCCTGCCAGCCGGCCCGGCACCAGCCAGGATGCTTATGCCCGATTCTCTGATGCCACTGACTACTTTGGCAAAGCTGAGCCGCTCTTGGCCCCCATGTGGCAGGGGAACCCTGCTGGATACGACCCCAGCCTGTCCTTTGGCCCTGGCTGCCAGCAGCTGGGCATGAGGGATTGCCCACTGTTAAAGCCACTCCCACATGGCTCGAGCCAGAGGCCTCAGGGAAGGCCAGCCTTTCCCTCGTCACTAGCATCTGCCCCCTACTCCTTACAGGCCAGTAGAAGCAAGAGTGCTGTCCACCCACAGGGGCTCTCAGCCCAACTGGGGGACCAGAGGCACCCTTGGAGCGaagaggacgaggaggaggacatACTGCTGGCCTCGGAAATGGACTTTTCCCCCGAAAATGGGGTCTTTGCATCGTCAGCCACCCCCGGCCTCATCCCGCAGTCAGCCCTGGAGCTCAAGCGGACATTCCGAGAAGCCCTGCAGACAGCTGAAGCCTCAGGGGCACAGCAGCAGCAACTCTGTGGGATGGTGCCGGTCGTTCTGGTGGCGAAGCTCGGGCCGCAAGTCATGGCTGCGGCAGCCAGGGCCCCCCCGAGGCTGCAGCctgaggagctggggctggggggtggccaCCCCCTGGACTTCCTGCTCCTGGACACACCACTGGGTGGCCCTCTGGGGCTGGACACATTCCTGGATGGGGACCCAGCAGAGGCACTGAAGCATGAGGAGCGGAAATGCCCCTACTGCCCAGATCGCTTCCACAATGGCATCGGCTTGGCCAACCACGTTCGGGGCCACCTGAACCGCGTGGGCGTCAGCTACAACGTGCGGCATTTCATCTCCGCCGAGGAGGTGAAGGCTATCGAGCGCAGGTTCtccttccagaagaagaagaaaaaag tgGCTAACTTCGACCCAAGCACCTTCAGCCTGATGCGCTGTGACTTCTGCGGGGCCGGCTTTGACACTCGTGCCGGCCTCTCCAGCCACGCCCGGGCCCACCTGCGTGACTTTGGTATCACCAACTGGGAGCTCACTGTCTCACCCATCAACATCCTGCAAGAGCTGCTGGCCACCTCAGCTGCTGAGCGGCCCCCCAGCCCCCTGTGTCGTGAACCTGGGGTGCCGCCTAGTGGCTTCCTGACCTCCCGCCGGCCCCGCTTACCTCTTACAGTGCCCTTCCCACCCACCTGGGCTGAGGACCCTGGGCCAGCCTACGGAGATG CCCAGAGCCTGACCACCTGCGAGGTCTGTGGTGCCTGCTTTGAGACACGCAAGGGCCTGTCCAGCCACGCGCGCTCCCACCTGCGGCAGCTTGGGGTGGCTGAGTCGGAGAGCAGCGGTGCCCCCATCGACCTCCTCTACGAGCTCGTGAAGCAGAAGGGCCTGCCCGACACACCCCTTGGGCTGCCCCCGGGCCTGACTAAGAAGTCCAGCTCGCCGAAGGAAATGGTTGCTGGAGCCCCACGACCCGGCCTGCTCGCCCTGGCCAAGCCCCTCGATGCCCCTGCTGTCAACAAGGCCATCAAGTCACCTCCCGGCTTCTCGGCCAAGGGCCTGGCCCACCCGCCCAGCTCCCCACTGCTCAAGAAGGCATCACTGGCCCTGGCGGGCTCCCCTACCCCCAAGAATCCTGAGGACAAGAGCCCCCAGCTGTCCCTGAGCCCCCGGCCGGCCTCCCCAAAGGCACAGTGGCCCCAGTCTGAGGACGAGGGGCCCCTGAACCTCA CTTTAGATAGTGACGGGGGCAGAGAGCTGGACTGCCAGCTGTGCGGTGCCTGGTTTGAGACCCGCAAGGGCCTGTCCAGCCACGCCCGCGCCCACCTGCGCCACCTGGGCGTCAGCGACCCGGACGCCAAGGGATCCCCCATAGACGTGCTCCACGGGCTCATCAGGAGGGACGGCGTCCAGATCCGCCTCCCACCCGGGCGTGGCACCCTGGCCCTGCTGGGGCGGCCTCCTCCCGCCTCTGCGGCCCTCTCCTTGCTCCCCCCCCCACCGCCGGCCACGAAGGCCAAGCTGAAGGCCGAGGGTATGGCCAGCCCCTGGGGGAAGCAGGACCTCTCAGCCGCCGCAGCCGCTGGCATTTTCTGGGCCTCTGATGTGGAGCCGTCTCCTCTCAACCTCT CTTCAGGCCCAGAGCCGGCACGTGACATCCGCTGCGAGTTCTGTGGCGAGTTCTTCGAGAACCGAAAGGGCCTGTCGAGCCATGCACGCTCGCACCTGCGGCAGATGGGCGTGACCGAGTGGTACGTCAACGGCTCACCCATCGACACGCTGCGGGAGATCCTCAAGAGACGGACCCAGTCCCGGCCTGGTGGACACCCCAACCCGTCAGGGCCTAGCCCAAAAGCCCTGGCCAAGGTGGTGGGCAGCGGAGGTCCTGGCAGCTCACTGGAAGCCCGTAGCCCCGCGGACCTTCATCTCTCACCCCTGGCCAAGAAGTTGCCACCGCCACCAGGCAGCCCCCTGGGCCACTCACCGACTGCCTCTTCTCCTCCCACGGCCCGGAAGATGTTCCCAGGCCTCTCCTCACCCTCCCTGCCCAAGAAGCTGAAGCCTGAACAAATGCGGGTGGAGATCAAGCGGGAGATGCTGCCGGGGGCCCTTCATGGGGAGCCGCACCCATCCGAGGGTCCCTGGGTGGCACCTCGGGAAGACATGACCCCCTTGAACCTGT CGTCCCGGGCAGAGCCAGTACGTGACATCCGCTGTGAGTTCTGTGGCGAGTTCTTCGAGAACCGAAAGGGCCTGTCGAGCCATGCACGCTCGCACCTGCGGCAGATGGGTGTGACCGAGTGGTCTGTCAACGGCTCACCCATCGACACGCTGCGGGAGATCCTCAAGAAGAAATCCAAACCATGCCTCATCAAGAAGGAGCCGCCGGCCGGAGACCTGGCCCCTGCCTTGGCTGAGGACGGGCCCCTCACGGTGGCCCCTGGGCCCATGCAGGCCCCTTTGCCGCTGGCGCCAATGGCTGGCCGGCCAGGCAAACCAGGAGCTGGGCCAGCCCAGGTTCCCCGCGAGCTCAGCCTGGCACCCATCACTGGTGCCAAGCCTTCAGCCACCAGCTACCTGGGCTCAGTGGCAGCCAAGCGGCCCCTGCAGGAGGACCGCCTCCTCCCAGCAGAGGTTAAGGCCAAGACCTACATCCAGACTGAACTGCCCTTCAAGGCAAAGACCCTCCATGAGAAGACCTCCCACTCCT CCACTGAGGCCTGCTGCGAGCTGTGTGGCCTTTACTTCGAAAACCGCAAGGCTCTGGCCAGTCATGCACGGGCGCACCTGCGGCAGTTCGGCGTGACCGAGTGGTGTGTGAACGGCTCACCCATCGAGACACTGAGTGAGTGGATCAAGCACCGGCCCCAGAAGGTGGGCGCCTACCGCAGCTACATCCAGGGCGGCCGTCCCTTCACCAAGAAGTTTCGCAGTGCCGGCCATGGCCGCGATGGCGACAAGCGGCCGCCCCTGGGGCTGGCACCCGGGGGCCTGGCCGTGGTGGGCCGCAGTGCCGGGTGTGAGCCAGGGCTCGAGGCTGGCCGGGCAGCTGACAGTGGTGAGCGGCCTCTGGCAGCCAGCCCGCCAGGCACTATGAAGGCTGAGGAGCACCAACGGCAGAACATCAACA AATTTGAGCGCCGACAAGCCCGCCCTCCAGATTCCTCTGCGGCCCGGGGTGGTGAGGAGGCCAATGACCTgcaccagaagctggaggaggtgCGGCAGCCTCCGCCCCGGGTCCGGCCAGTCCCCTCCCTGGTGCCCCGGCCCCCCCAGACATCACTCGTCAAGTTCGTTGGCAACATCTACACCCTCAAGTGCAG GTTCTGTGAAGTGGAATTCCAGGGGCCCCTCTCCATCCAGGAGGAGTGGGTGCGGCACTTACAGCGGCACATCCTGGAGATGAATTTCTCCAAAGCGGACCCTCCGCCCGAGGAGCCCCAGGCCCCACAGGCACAGACAGCGGCAGCAGAGGCGCCCTAA